A stretch of Apostichopus japonicus isolate 1M-3 chromosome 9, ASM3797524v1, whole genome shotgun sequence DNA encodes these proteins:
- the LOC139974077 gene encoding uncharacterized protein, producing the protein MAELRSKCIFVFAVLLLLNSNGFRISSSTRVNDSNLQYFLFQTPEYPRDCHEVLNQCSSTNAKSGVYLIKPDQYPEPFQTYCDHNTTSGGWTVIQRRVDGSIGFNRTWDEYKNGIGFLGSEFLIGNEKLSHLINQKRYQLRIELENYAGQSYNLTYDNFRIADEWGNYSITSLGVVEGITDLPITWCSSNKDNYDNTCERTCENPNDCVIPDPADPERCLCPENHMILGNSCIPQEQCGCYVQGEGLVLAEGESYINSDCSLRITCNSNVLTSESYSCSADATCEERNDVRRCYCNEWFEGDGLTCTRSGPIDCSDLYAANRRNNGKYTIYPAESSGFEVYCEMSSGGWTILQRRTGSSVNFYRNWNEYKNGFGIPTGDHWIGNDKIYSLTKQPNINYQLIVEKTNTEGSTYHSRYSSFRISNEGDKYRLSLSDYNGNAGNNAMGANSGYRFSTHDQDNDGSSTFDCAEKHRGGWWYPDDSNTGSTSNCYSFSNRVATGDYEYSDCGCYYYCYYYYYYYCYHYYCYNYYCYYCVGRREYKCYNCDGCSGNSNNRCCKNKNPVYETTFYSCGYSNLNGDYSHNDYRGIFWKNLHGSDCGITTTTMKIRSVQ; encoded by the exons ATGGCAGAACTCCGAAGCAAATGTATTTTCGTCTTTGCGGTGTTGCTGCTTTTAAACTCAAATGGTTTTCGG ATATCGTCAAGCACAAGAGTCAACGATTCAA ATTTGCAGTATTTTCTATTCCAAACTCCGGAGTATCCAAGGGATTGTCATGAAGTACTTAACCAATGCTCTTCTACCAACGCCAAATCCGGTGTATACCTGATAAAACCTGACCAGTACCCGGAACCATTTCAGACATACTGTGATCATAACACTACATCTGGAGGTTGGACa GTCATACAACGACGTGTTGATGGATCCATCGGCTTTAATCGAACCTGGGACGAATACAAAAACGGAATTGGTTTCTTAGGCAGTGAATTTCTGATTGGTAATGAAAAGTTATCTCACTTGATAAACCAAAAGAGGTACCAGCTGCGCATCGAGCTAGAGAATTATGCAGGCCAGTCATATAACTTGACATACGACAACTTTCGCATCGCCGATGAATGGGGGAATTATTCTATAACAAGTCTTGGTGTTGTCGAAGGAATAACAG ATTTACCCATTACCTGGTGCTCATCCAACAAGGATAATTATGACAATACATGTGAAAGGACTTGTGAGAATCCAAATGATTGTGTCATACCGGATCCAGCGGATCCAGAGAGATGTCTTTGTCCAGAAAACCACATGATTCTTGGAAATAGCTGCATACCTCAAGAACAATGTGGCTGTTACGTTCAAGGGGAAGGCCTCGTATTAGCA GAAGGTGAATCATACATTAATTCTGACTGTTCCTTACGGATAACTTGCAACAGTAACGTACTTACAAGTGAGAGTTACAGTTGTAGCGCAGACGCAACCTGCGAGGAGCGGAATGATGTCCGTAGATGTTACTGTAACGAATGGTTCGAAGGCGATGGTCTTACATGTACCCGCAGTGGACCGATAGACTGTTCTGATCTTTACGCAGCAAACAGAAGAAATAACGGAAAATATACTATTTATCCCGCTGAAAGCTCTGGTTTTGAAGTTTATTGTGAAATGTCTAGTGGTGGTTGGACA ATTTTACAACGACGTACAGGTAGCTCCGTCAACTTTTATCGAAACTGGAATGAGTACAAAAACGGTTTTGGAATTCCCACAGGAGACCACTGGATTGGCAACGACAAAATATACAGTTTGACAAAGCAACCAAACATAAACTACCAACTTATAGTAGAAAAGACAAACACGGAAGGATCAACATACCACAGCCGTTATTCGTCTTTCAGAATCAGTAACGAGGGAGACAAATACCGACTGTCATTGAGTGACTACAATGGAAATGCTG GTAATAACGCAATGGGAGCAAATTCAGGGTATCGATTTAGTACGCACGATCAAGACAATGATGGATCGAGTACCTTCGACTGCGCAGAAAAACACcgaggtggctggtggtatcCAGATGATAGTAATACGGGTTCTACCAGCAACTGCTACTCATTCAGCAACCGCGTAGCTACAGGTGACTACGAGTACTCTGACTGTGGCTGCtactattattgttattattattattattattattgttatcattattactgTTATaactattattgttattattgtgttGGCCGCCGTGAATATAAATGCTATAATTGCGATGGCTGTAGCGGTAATAGCAATAATAGAtgctgcaaaaacaaaaacccgGTCTATGAGACAACTTTCTATTCATGTGGCTATTCCAATCTCAACGGTGACTACTCGCACAACGATTACCGCGGTATCTTCTGGAAGAATCTTCACGGCTCTGATTGCGGAATAAcgacaacaacaatgaaaattcgTTCTGTTCAATGA